The following are encoded in a window of Brevibacillus sp. DP1.3A genomic DNA:
- a CDS encoding nucleoside hydrolase encodes MQKIILDVDTGIDDALGIILAVKSGQFDLVGITTVNGNVSLQKATENTCKILDFLQVGEQIPVVCGASEPLLRPLFFEHAVHGEDGLGGALAGVPIYKEPTAGFAPDFIVENVLAHSGEITLIMTGPLTNLALAVKKCPELVQHVKEVIFMGGVVREHGNVTPVAEYNMYVDPEAAKVVFHAGFPQLTLVGLDVTRRVLLNEEHIRELGDTPMGEYVRQSTSDYLHRYFQRNGIYACAMHDPLAVAVALDPKLVKKQKLYVDIETRSELCDGQTVCDFQNRLKKEPNINVCLDVDADAFFARFIGALKA; translated from the coding sequence GTGCAAAAGATCATTCTTGACGTGGATACGGGCATTGATGATGCGCTTGGCATTATTCTCGCTGTGAAGAGCGGGCAATTTGATCTGGTTGGCATCACTACGGTGAATGGCAACGTGTCGCTGCAAAAAGCTACAGAAAACACATGCAAAATTCTCGATTTCTTGCAAGTCGGTGAGCAAATCCCTGTTGTCTGCGGAGCATCTGAACCGTTGCTGCGACCGTTATTTTTCGAGCACGCTGTACATGGTGAAGATGGCTTGGGAGGTGCCCTTGCCGGAGTTCCGATTTACAAGGAACCGACTGCTGGCTTTGCTCCTGATTTCATCGTGGAAAACGTACTCGCGCATTCCGGAGAGATTACACTCATCATGACGGGACCGCTGACCAATTTGGCGCTGGCAGTGAAAAAATGCCCGGAGCTGGTCCAACACGTCAAGGAAGTCATTTTCATGGGTGGAGTGGTCCGCGAGCATGGCAATGTGACGCCGGTTGCGGAGTATAACATGTACGTCGATCCAGAGGCAGCGAAGGTTGTGTTTCATGCCGGATTCCCGCAATTGACGCTGGTTGGACTGGATGTGACGCGAAGAGTGCTGCTGAACGAGGAGCATATTCGCGAGCTAGGAGATACACCGATGGGCGAGTACGTAAGACAGAGTACGTCTGATTACCTACATCGCTATTTTCAGCGAAATGGCATTTATGCGTGCGCCATGCATGATCCATTGGCTGTCGCAGTCGCACTCGATCCGAAGCTGGTGAAGAAGCAGAAGCTGTATGTAGATATTGAAACGAGAAGTGAGCTGTGTGATGGGCAAACGGTTTGCGACTTTCAAAACCGCCTGAAAAAAGAACCGAACATAAACGTCTGTCTGGACGTAGATGCAGATGCGTTCTTTGCGCGTTTTATCGGCGCATTGAAAGCCTGA
- a CDS encoding ABC transporter permease: MRKTGLYLLLLPGVLFLTLFMVIPIVMTIASTFYQDGSFTIQGYLQFLTDAYFLKIMLTTLQVSLVTTIACVLIGFPAAYYISKLGPRKKGILLALAIFPLLTSSVVRSFSWMIILGKKGLLNSSLLAIGLIDKPLEILYTPTAMMIGLIHLFLPLIIITLVGVMENIDPDLLKAAESLGASKLIAFWKVIVPLSVPGLIIGSILVFVGSLTAYTTPALLGGKQRVISTFLYQNAITLNDWHLASVIATIMIVITFVVIYFMNKLATKLNPKG, translated from the coding sequence ATGAGAAAAACGGGTCTTTATTTATTGCTGTTGCCGGGTGTGCTGTTTTTGACGCTGTTCATGGTCATTCCGATCGTGATGACGATTGCATCCACCTTTTATCAAGATGGTAGCTTTACGATTCAAGGCTATCTGCAATTTCTTACCGACGCGTACTTCCTGAAAATTATGCTGACAACGCTGCAGGTCAGTCTGGTCACGACGATTGCGTGTGTTCTGATTGGTTTTCCTGCCGCGTACTACATTTCCAAGCTGGGCCCACGCAAAAAGGGCATCCTGCTGGCATTGGCGATTTTTCCTTTGCTGACTAGCTCTGTCGTGCGGTCGTTCTCTTGGATGATTATTCTCGGAAAAAAGGGCTTATTGAATAGCTCGCTGCTTGCAATCGGGCTCATCGATAAGCCGTTGGAAATATTGTATACGCCGACTGCGATGATGATTGGTTTGATTCATCTGTTCCTGCCGCTGATCATTATTACGCTGGTAGGGGTGATGGAAAACATCGATCCAGATTTGCTGAAGGCGGCGGAGAGCTTGGGTGCTTCCAAGTTGATTGCCTTCTGGAAGGTCATTGTGCCACTTAGTGTACCGGGACTCATCATCGGTAGCATTCTGGTGTTTGTCGGAAGCTTGACCGCCTACACCACGCCTGCCCTGCTAGGTGGAAAACAGCGGGTCATCTCCACGTTCCTGTATCAAAATGCGATTACGCTCAATGACTGGCATTTGGCTTCTGTCATTGCCACGATCATGATTGTCATTACATTTGTCGTCATCTATTTCATGAACAAGCTGGCGACGAAATTAAATCCGAAGGGGTAG
- a CDS encoding ABC transporter permease, whose protein sequence is MQEKNRGLALFTSLVFLFLLGPLIIISFTSFEPGSVLKFPPEGFSWRWYENIFNVEMFMTTFKTSMFVSLLGNLLALLLGIPAAYALSRFDFRGKGILNGIFISPVLIPGIVMGFAMLKYVIVVYNLPIYAGLLVGHTVLMLPFIIRVIASSLSNFDFAIEEAALSLGAGRLETFFKVVLPNIRSGIIAAILIAFLESFNNVDISVFMTGPGVSTLPIQMLTYVENNFDPTIAAISVLLMILTAILMFIIERLMGLSYFTKR, encoded by the coding sequence ATGCAGGAGAAAAATCGCGGGTTGGCCCTGTTTACCTCTCTCGTCTTTCTGTTTTTGCTAGGGCCGCTCATTATCATTTCTTTTACGTCGTTTGAGCCGGGGAGCGTCTTGAAGTTTCCGCCGGAGGGCTTTTCCTGGCGGTGGTACGAAAACATTTTCAATGTAGAAATGTTCATGACGACATTCAAGACGTCGATGTTCGTTTCCTTGCTGGGGAATCTCTTGGCGCTCTTGTTGGGGATTCCAGCAGCCTATGCACTCAGTCGCTTTGATTTTCGCGGCAAGGGCATCTTGAATGGCATTTTCATCTCACCTGTCCTGATTCCGGGTATCGTGATGGGCTTTGCCATGCTGAAATACGTCATTGTCGTGTACAATTTGCCGATTTATGCGGGACTTCTCGTCGGTCATACGGTGCTGATGCTTCCGTTTATCATTCGCGTCATTGCATCTTCCTTGTCCAATTTTGACTTCGCCATTGAAGAAGCGGCTTTAAGCCTTGGGGCAGGTCGTCTCGAAACCTTTTTCAAAGTCGTCTTGCCGAATATTCGCTCCGGGATTATTGCTGCGATTCTGATCGCTTTTCTGGAGTCGTTCAACAACGTAGATATCTCTGTTTTCATGACAGGACCAGGGGTAAGCACGCTGCCGATCCAGATGCTGACGTACGTAGAAAACAACTTCGATCCGACGATCGCTGCTATTTCCGTGCTGCTCATGATTCTTACGGCTATTCTCATGTTCATCATTGAACGTCTGATGGGGCTTTCCTACTTTACAAAACGATAA
- a CDS encoding ABC transporter ATP-binding protein, giving the protein MALLTLENVSVAYDNQYILQNFNLNIEKGQLISLLGPSGCGKTTTLRLIAGFLEAKDGRFMFDGKDYTRVPVNKRNFGFVFQSYALFPHLSVFDNVAFGLRLRKVNETEVKTRVQQILEVVSLGGYEKRFPKELSGGQRQRVAIARALVIQPDLLLFDEPLSNLDANLRINMRVEIRRIQQELGITTVYVSHDQEECFSISDQVAIMNKGVIEQLDDPATIFKYPKTEFIARFIGFTNFIDFAERTEQNGEIGLRVGDHHFTASKNPGTANPSGKKCAMRPDDLLVTTEESTESGMNRLRGTVKVSTFLGRSYQYVVETELGDFTVNQEMETPYKTGLNVNLLFPKDKVVLVD; this is encoded by the coding sequence ATGGCATTGCTCACGCTGGAAAACGTATCGGTTGCCTATGACAATCAATATATTTTGCAAAACTTCAATCTCAATATCGAAAAAGGACAGCTCATCTCTTTGCTCGGTCCGAGCGGTTGCGGAAAGACGACGACACTGCGCTTGATTGCGGGCTTTCTGGAAGCAAAAGATGGTCGGTTCATGTTTGACGGAAAAGATTATACGCGGGTTCCGGTCAACAAGCGCAACTTCGGATTTGTGTTCCAGAGCTATGCGCTGTTTCCGCACCTTTCTGTATTCGATAACGTGGCATTCGGTTTGCGCCTGCGCAAGGTCAATGAAACAGAGGTAAAGACCCGGGTGCAGCAAATTCTCGAAGTCGTGAGTCTCGGCGGCTATGAAAAGCGTTTCCCGAAGGAGCTGTCTGGTGGTCAAAGACAGCGCGTGGCGATTGCCCGGGCACTGGTGATTCAGCCTGACCTGCTGCTGTTCGATGAGCCGCTCAGTAACCTCGATGCCAACCTGCGGATCAACATGCGCGTAGAAATCCGTCGCATTCAGCAGGAGCTGGGAATTACGACTGTGTACGTATCGCATGACCAGGAGGAGTGCTTCTCCATCTCGGATCAGGTGGCGATTATGAACAAGGGTGTGATCGAGCAGCTCGACGATCCAGCCACGATTTTCAAATATCCGAAGACGGAGTTTATCGCTCGCTTTATCGGTTTTACCAACTTCATCGACTTCGCAGAGCGCACCGAGCAGAACGGAGAAATCGGCCTGCGTGTCGGTGACCATCATTTTACCGCGTCCAAAAATCCGGGCACGGCGAATCCGTCCGGCAAAAAATGCGCAATGCGACCAGATGACCTTCTCGTAACGACAGAAGAGAGCACCGAGTCTGGAATGAACCGTTTGCGCGGAACGGTAAAGGTAAGCACGTTTTTGGGACGCAGCTATCAATATGTCGTGGAAACAGAGTTGGGCGACTTCACGGTCAATCAGGAGATGGAAACGCCGTACAAGACTGGCCTGAACGTCAATCTGCTGTTTCCAAAAGACAAAGTGGTACTCGTGGACTAA
- a CDS encoding adenine deaminase yields MKVDLLIQDVQVFNSYFKKFIKGNVAVLDGRFFYIGERSTETFEAAEIADGQGRYMIPGLVDIHLHIESTMVTPETFSFGLIQNGVTTIVPEPHEMANVFGIEGIKEMIRASRDCVVDMLYAIPSSVPATSMETTGGSVEMADMDELLRSEEIICLGEIMNYVDIIKDPDCKTNRILEHIRKTYPKLVIEGHVPKLLDLDLHRVIYAGVDSDHTHQTREGMEARIAAGMFLEIQEKSMTDEVMDYLIKEDVSEHFCFVTDDVMTDSLVNRGHLNHIVKKAIQMGMQPERAIYASTFTPARRMNMTDRGAIAPGKIADFLLLSDLHELKIERVYKNGKKAYDVKEEYRQVVKEKQFPAHFYESIKLSPLTEQDFHVTVDVPDNRYPCRVMLVQNGSTFTEDHRGIAEVREGQLLWEESPYGLIAVFERYGKNGNRGYGLISGDTIKRGAVATSYSHDNHNLLVVGHNPHDMMVAANEVIRNQGGFYVVEDGKVIASLHLPVGGILTEEPLEKTAKEVEQLRRAMESLGYDHYNPIMSISTHSLPVSPALKLTDLGLIDVNDGKIVPMLLM; encoded by the coding sequence GTGAAGGTCGATTTGTTGATTCAAGACGTCCAAGTGTTTAACAGCTATTTTAAAAAGTTCATCAAAGGAAACGTCGCTGTTTTGGATGGACGATTCTTCTATATTGGTGAGCGGAGTACGGAAACATTTGAAGCTGCCGAGATCGCGGACGGACAAGGTCGCTACATGATTCCTGGTCTGGTCGATATTCACTTGCATATTGAGAGCACGATGGTGACGCCGGAGACATTTTCCTTTGGCTTGATTCAAAACGGAGTGACAACGATCGTACCGGAGCCGCATGAGATGGCCAATGTGTTCGGAATTGAAGGGATCAAAGAGATGATTCGTGCGAGCCGTGATTGTGTCGTTGATATGCTGTATGCGATCCCGAGTTCCGTACCAGCTACCTCGATGGAAACGACAGGTGGGTCTGTCGAGATGGCAGACATGGACGAGCTCTTGCGTTCCGAAGAGATCATTTGCCTCGGCGAAATCATGAATTACGTAGACATCATCAAGGACCCTGACTGCAAGACGAATCGCATCCTGGAGCATATCCGCAAGACGTATCCAAAGCTCGTCATCGAGGGGCACGTCCCGAAATTGCTTGATTTGGACCTGCATCGCGTCATTTATGCGGGAGTGGACTCCGATCATACGCACCAGACGCGTGAGGGCATGGAAGCGAGAATTGCAGCAGGCATGTTTCTAGAGATTCAAGAAAAATCGATGACGGATGAAGTCATGGATTATTTGATCAAGGAAGATGTTTCTGAGCATTTTTGTTTTGTGACGGATGATGTGATGACCGATTCTTTGGTCAATCGTGGACATTTGAACCATATCGTCAAAAAAGCCATTCAAATGGGCATGCAGCCAGAGCGCGCGATCTACGCGAGTACATTTACCCCAGCCAGACGTATGAACATGACGGATCGAGGGGCGATTGCTCCTGGCAAAATAGCGGACTTCCTGTTGTTGTCTGATCTGCATGAACTCAAGATCGAACGCGTCTATAAAAATGGGAAGAAAGCTTACGACGTCAAGGAAGAGTACCGACAAGTGGTCAAAGAAAAGCAGTTTCCTGCGCACTTTTATGAGAGCATCAAGCTATCGCCACTTACGGAGCAAGACTTCCACGTCACAGTAGATGTGCCAGACAATCGCTATCCATGTCGGGTCATGCTCGTTCAAAACGGTTCTACTTTTACAGAGGATCACCGTGGAATCGCTGAGGTGCGGGAAGGACAACTCTTGTGGGAGGAGAGCCCGTACGGCTTGATCGCCGTCTTTGAACGCTATGGCAAAAACGGCAATCGCGGCTATGGATTGATCAGCGGCGATACGATCAAGCGAGGTGCGGTAGCCACCAGCTATTCGCATGACAACCACAATCTCTTGGTTGTCGGACACAATCCGCACGATATGATGGTCGCAGCCAATGAAGTCATTCGCAACCAAGGTGGTTTTTACGTGGTGGAGGATGGCAAGGTGATCGCGAGCCTTCATTTGCCGGTCGGAGGCATTTTGACAGAGGAACCATTGGAAAAAACCGCAAAGGAAGTCGAACAACTTCGCCGTGCTATGGAGTCGCTCGGTTACGATCACTACAACCCGATCATGTCGATCAGCACGCATTCCCTACCGGTCAGTCCAGCCTTGAAGCTGACGGATCTGGGGTTGATCGATGTAAATGACGGGAAAATTGTTCCAATGCTATTGATGTGA
- a CDS encoding lytic polysaccharide monooxygenase has product MDNVGLRNTLFSKGLSLLFMLAMMLVAGAATLVFAEKASAHGYIESPASRSYLCKTGQNTGCGQIQYEPQSVEGIGSFPQSGPADGEFTGAGRYPELYTQTADRWTKITLQGGQNAFTWNLTAPHSTAEWKYYITKKDWNPNKPLSRTDLELFCSFQDGGKRPPFTVTHSCNVPTDRSGYHIILGVWEIADTGMAFYQAIDVNLINNGTGIVEKPTVPGNVTSVSQTATSIELGWTKSVATEGIKQYDVYRDGKLIASTKDTAYTDKDLTPATAYSYTVVAVDSKGKESNASKALTVRTKAEDIVDTEAPTAPAGIMTHHPTETEIDLMWSPSRDNVGVVKYEVYRDGSRVGTVAQPSFVDKGLTAGTSYTYTVKAVDAAGNISEESAPFAASTKEKKPEVPGEIAEWDSSAVYVQGDRVLYDGLEFVAKWWVTGEKPDHSDAWKLVSDVVLSWDSGKAYDGGAQVNYGDKVYEAKWWTKGEEPGKADVWKLAE; this is encoded by the coding sequence ATGGATAACGTAGGGTTGAGAAACACACTGTTCAGTAAAGGGCTGTCGCTTTTGTTCATGCTGGCTATGATGCTGGTGGCGGGCGCAGCTACTCTCGTGTTTGCTGAGAAAGCCTCGGCACACGGGTACATCGAATCACCAGCGAGTCGCTCTTACTTGTGTAAGACGGGGCAAAACACAGGCTGCGGTCAAATTCAGTATGAGCCGCAAAGCGTGGAGGGCATTGGTTCGTTCCCGCAATCTGGTCCTGCCGATGGTGAATTTACCGGTGCAGGCCGCTATCCTGAGCTTTACACACAAACAGCAGATCGCTGGACCAAGATTACCTTGCAGGGTGGACAAAATGCGTTTACTTGGAATCTGACAGCCCCGCATAGTACAGCGGAGTGGAAATATTACATCACGAAAAAAGATTGGAATCCAAACAAGCCACTTTCCCGAACTGATCTGGAACTGTTCTGCTCGTTCCAGGACGGAGGGAAAAGACCGCCATTCACGGTAACGCATTCGTGCAATGTACCGACAGATCGTAGCGGTTACCACATTATTTTGGGTGTTTGGGAAATTGCCGATACGGGCATGGCCTTTTACCAGGCGATTGACGTGAATCTGATTAACAATGGAACAGGTATCGTAGAAAAGCCTACTGTTCCAGGCAATGTGACTTCCGTATCGCAAACAGCTACAAGCATCGAGCTTGGCTGGACAAAATCCGTGGCAACTGAGGGAATCAAGCAGTACGACGTGTATCGCGATGGCAAATTAATCGCATCTACCAAAGATACAGCATACACGGACAAAGATTTGACGCCTGCTACGGCTTATAGCTATACCGTTGTGGCAGTTGATAGCAAAGGGAAAGAGTCTAACGCTAGCAAAGCACTTACCGTTCGCACAAAAGCAGAAGATATCGTGGATACAGAAGCACCGACTGCACCAGCAGGAATCATGACTCACCATCCAACAGAGACAGAAATCGACCTCATGTGGAGTCCTTCCCGTGACAATGTTGGTGTGGTGAAATACGAGGTGTACCGTGATGGTTCTCGCGTAGGGACAGTCGCGCAGCCTTCCTTTGTTGATAAAGGATTAACGGCAGGAACATCTTATACGTATACGGTCAAGGCAGTTGATGCCGCAGGAAATATTTCCGAAGAGAGCGCACCTTTTGCTGCAAGCACAAAGGAGAAAAAGCCTGAAGTACCAGGTGAAATCGCCGAGTGGGATTCCTCAGCTGTGTATGTACAGGGCGACCGCGTCTTGTATGATGGACTGGAATTCGTAGCAAAATGGTGGGTAACTGGAGAAAAGCCAGACCATTCCGATGCGTGGAAGCTGGTGAGCGATGTTGTACTGTCGTGGGATTCCGGCAAAGCGTATGATGGCGGAGCGCAAGTGAACTACGGAGACAAGGTTTATGAGGCGAAATGGTGGACCAAAGGCGAAGAGCCAGGGAAAGCCGATGTATGGAAGCTGGCTGAATAA
- a CDS encoding MATE family efflux transporter produces the protein MNETYSLKEKWRQFLAVLLPILISQLALFSMTFADTIMSGHASPTDLAGVAIGASLWTPVQAGLTGILMAVMPMVAQMVGAGKQNQVPYTVMQALYLSVGIAVGVIIVGGVVLDPILNWMQLEPEVRTIARGFLHTIAIGIIPMFLYTVFRCFIDALGQTRVTMFITLLSLPINVLLNYALIFGNFGLPRLGGIGAGLASGITYWCILLITLFVVNRHPFVEFGLFSQFHRISTKAWKELLKLGLPIGFSIFCEVSIFAAVTLFMSEYSTITIAAHQAAMNFASFLYMVPLSISMALTIVVGFEVGAKRFRDAKQYSYLGIGIALGIALLFGISLLMFSKQVAGFYTTDIEVLELAQHFLMYSILFLISDAVAAPIQGVLRGYKDVTVTFIVALISYWVIGLPLGYILAKFTSLAAFGYWIGLITGLAAGAIFLFGRLLSLQKRMIRSHS, from the coding sequence ATGAATGAAACCTATTCGCTAAAAGAAAAATGGCGACAGTTTTTGGCTGTTTTGCTTCCGATCTTGATATCACAACTGGCGCTGTTTTCGATGACGTTCGCCGACACCATCATGTCTGGACATGCCAGTCCGACAGATTTGGCGGGGGTAGCGATTGGGGCTAGTCTATGGACACCTGTTCAAGCAGGCTTGACAGGGATTCTGATGGCTGTCATGCCGATGGTTGCACAGATGGTTGGGGCAGGGAAACAAAATCAGGTGCCTTACACGGTTATGCAGGCCTTATACTTGAGTGTGGGGATTGCGGTCGGTGTCATCATCGTCGGTGGTGTGGTGCTTGATCCGATCCTGAACTGGATGCAATTGGAGCCTGAGGTGCGCACGATTGCTCGCGGCTTCCTGCATACAATCGCTATTGGAATTATTCCGATGTTTCTTTATACGGTGTTCCGTTGCTTTATCGACGCATTAGGACAGACACGGGTAACGATGTTCATTACCCTGCTTTCGTTACCGATTAACGTACTACTGAACTACGCTCTTATCTTTGGTAACTTTGGTTTGCCTCGACTGGGTGGAATCGGTGCCGGGCTTGCATCTGGCATAACGTACTGGTGTATTTTGCTGATTACGCTGTTTGTCGTGAATCGTCATCCATTCGTTGAGTTCGGTTTGTTCTCCCAATTTCATCGTATCTCGACGAAAGCATGGAAAGAGCTGCTGAAGCTGGGGCTTCCCATCGGATTTTCGATCTTTTGCGAGGTTAGCATTTTTGCGGCCGTCACTTTGTTCATGAGTGAATACAGCACGATTACAATTGCGGCGCATCAGGCCGCGATGAACTTCGCATCATTCCTGTACATGGTGCCATTGAGCATATCCATGGCGTTGACGATTGTCGTCGGCTTTGAGGTTGGAGCCAAAAGGTTCCGGGACGCGAAGCAGTACAGTTATTTGGGGATAGGTATCGCGCTTGGTATCGCCCTTTTGTTCGGAATCAGCTTGCTGATGTTTAGCAAGCAGGTGGCTGGTTTTTACACGACCGACATCGAGGTGTTGGAGCTTGCCCAGCATTTCTTGATGTACTCGATCCTCTTCCTGATCTCTGATGCCGTCGCAGCACCAATTCAAGGGGTACTTCGTGGGTACAAGGATGTGACCGTTACCTTTATCGTTGCGCTGATATCTTATTGGGTGATTGGCTTGCCTTTGGGATACATCCTGGCGAAATTCACTTCGCTGGCAGCATTCGGATACTGGATTGGTCTGATTACGGGATTGGCTGCTGGTGCCATCTTCCTTTTTGGACGTCTGCTGTCGTTACAGAAACGCATGATTCGCAGCCATTCATAA
- a CDS encoding MgtC/SapB family protein: protein MSLSVFTTYDFLLKLGVALFLGLMIGMDRQLKHKPLGVKTSMVISVASCLITIVSIESVHRFSLPGHTNMDPLRLAAQIVSGVGFLGAGVILRRSNDVISGLTTASMVWAASGLGIAVGAGFYFEAVTATILIILAINLFPILLRLIGPESLRQRDLSIKIVVEGGGDLDLVFKQIKHLELQVKRVKVKDLDNSLQKLEMMITASENTYTTDIYSLLKAVDHVISVEVESR, encoded by the coding sequence ATGTCACTCTCGGTATTCACGACGTATGATTTTTTGCTAAAACTAGGAGTTGCACTATTTCTAGGCTTGATGATTGGTATGGATCGGCAGCTCAAGCACAAGCCGCTGGGTGTAAAAACCAGCATGGTTATTTCGGTTGCGAGCTGTCTCATTACGATTGTCTCGATTGAATCCGTGCATCGGTTCTCCTTGCCTGGACACACAAATATGGACCCTCTGCGCTTAGCTGCTCAAATTGTGAGCGGTGTAGGTTTCCTTGGGGCTGGTGTTATTCTACGCCGGAGTAATGATGTCATTTCGGGTTTGACCACAGCATCGATGGTCTGGGCAGCTTCTGGACTTGGGATTGCAGTAGGAGCAGGATTTTATTTTGAGGCAGTGACCGCGACGATCCTCATTATTTTGGCGATTAATTTGTTCCCGATCCTTCTTCGCTTGATTGGTCCAGAATCGCTCAGACAAAGAGATTTGTCGATCAAGATTGTGGTCGAAGGCGGGGGCGATTTGGATTTGGTGTTCAAGCAGATTAAGCACCTCGAACTGCAAGTGAAGCGGGTGAAGGTCAAAGACTTGGACAATAGTTTGCAAAAGCTGGAAATGATGATTACAGCATCGGAAAATACGTATACGACGGATATATACAGCTTGCTGAAGGCCGTCGATCACGTCATTTCGGTAGAAGTAGAAAGCAGATAA
- the fumC gene encoding class II fumarate hydratase, with protein MEFRIEKDTIGEIKVPADKLWGAQTQRSFQNFEIGEEKMPLPLIRMFAILKKSAALANQKLGKLDNEKAEAIVAAADEVVQGKWDEHFPLVVWQTGSGTQSNMNVNEVIAHRANQLLQEKGSSARIHANDDVNKSQSSNDTFPTAMHMAGLVAIEEQVLPAIKLLQATLKEKSEAYMDIIKIGRTHLQDATPLTLGQEFSGWVRMLEKSEKMIKESNEYLRELAIGGTAVGTGINAHPRFGEMVAAEISKETKHQFVTAENKFHALTSHDELVHVHGALKALAADLMKIANDVRWLASGPRCGIGELIIPANEPGSSIMPGKVNPTQSEAMTMVVCQVMGNDAAIGFAASQGNFELNVFKPVIIYNFLQSARLLADAMKSFNDNCAVGIEPDLTVIKENLNNSLMLVTALNPHIGYENAAAVAKLAHKEGITLKEAAIKSNLLTEEQFDQVVRPEQMIHPKE; from the coding sequence ATGGAATTCAGAATTGAAAAGGACACGATTGGGGAAATCAAGGTTCCGGCGGATAAGCTGTGGGGCGCCCAAACACAACGCAGCTTCCAAAACTTTGAAATCGGCGAAGAAAAAATGCCACTTCCACTGATTCGCATGTTTGCCATCCTGAAAAAAAGCGCTGCTCTAGCGAATCAAAAGCTGGGCAAGCTCGACAATGAAAAGGCAGAAGCGATTGTGGCGGCAGCAGATGAAGTGGTCCAAGGAAAATGGGATGAGCATTTCCCACTGGTTGTCTGGCAAACTGGCAGCGGCACGCAATCCAACATGAACGTCAACGAAGTCATTGCTCATCGCGCGAACCAATTGCTGCAAGAGAAGGGTAGCTCGGCTCGCATCCACGCCAACGATGATGTGAATAAATCGCAGAGCTCCAATGATACATTCCCGACAGCGATGCACATGGCTGGACTGGTCGCTATCGAGGAGCAAGTACTGCCTGCAATTAAGCTATTACAAGCAACGCTGAAAGAAAAAAGCGAAGCCTATATGGATATCATCAAAATCGGTCGCACGCATTTGCAGGACGCGACTCCGCTGACGCTGGGCCAAGAATTCAGCGGTTGGGTACGCATGCTGGAAAAATCGGAAAAGATGATCAAGGAGAGCAATGAGTACCTGCGTGAGCTGGCGATTGGCGGTACAGCGGTAGGAACAGGCATCAATGCGCACCCGCGCTTCGGTGAAATGGTCGCAGCAGAAATCAGCAAGGAAACGAAGCACCAATTCGTGACCGCAGAAAACAAGTTCCACGCGCTGACCAGCCATGACGAGCTCGTTCATGTACATGGCGCCCTGAAAGCACTGGCTGCGGATCTGATGAAAATCGCCAATGATGTGAGATGGCTGGCGAGCGGCCCACGTTGCGGAATCGGTGAACTTATCATTCCGGCGAACGAGCCAGGCAGCTCCATCATGCCAGGCAAGGTGAATCCGACCCAAAGCGAAGCGATGACAATGGTCGTATGCCAAGTGATGGGCAACGATGCTGCCATTGGCTTTGCTGCTAGCCAGGGGAACTTCGAGCTGAACGTGTTTAAGCCAGTGATCATCTACAATTTCCTGCAATCCGCAAGATTGTTGGCAGACGCGATGAAGTCCTTCAACGACAATTGCGCAGTAGGCATCGAGCCTGATCTGACAGTGATCAAAGAAAACCTGAACAACTCGTTGATGCTGGTGACGGCACTGAACCCGCATATCGGCTATGAAAATGCGGCAGCCGTAGCGAAGCTGGCTCACAAAGAAGGCATCACACTCAAGGAAGCGGCGATCAAGAGCAATTTGCTGACCGAAGAGCAATTTGATCAAGTCGTGCGCCCTGAACAAATGATTCATCCAAAAGAATAG